A window of the Streptomyces formicae genome harbors these coding sequences:
- a CDS encoding alpha-amylase family glycosyl hydrolase yields the protein MRRFRRSRWAAAAVVLTAAVTFLPSDRPAHAAIDSGTLGARYDATASNITFRVHSSRATRMLVAFYDTAAGSQEKANLLLAKQSGTDTWAATVSVAALRDTYGIAGTVYYGYRAWGPNWPYDPAWTKGSTAGFVADVDSTGNRFNPNKLLLDPYAREVSHDPQRPGMTDGTIYGSGPAHRAKDDGAQAPKGIVLTAPAAGGTGTKPTRALKDSIVYEVHLRGLTMNDSAIPVGERGTYKGAAAKAAALAALGVAAVEFLPVQETQNDTNDIDSASTTGDNYWGYATLNYFSPERRCSSDKGPGGPTREFRAMVKAYHDAGIKVFTDVVYNHTGEGGPWNASDKNTYSLLSFRGLDNPTYYSLTADRQSPWDNTGVGGNYNTYNPVAQNLIVDSLAYWKDTLGIDGFRHDLATVLGNTCEHGCFQYSSTDPATALRRITAEMPPRPAPPRAGPEPSISWSPTTASPRRTSTPATPRTTHSPGRTVLRTAARTTTSPGTRAAWRQTSARRPATASHS from the coding sequence ATGAGACGGTTCCGCAGATCACGCTGGGCCGCCGCCGCCGTTGTGCTGACGGCCGCTGTCACCTTCCTGCCATCCGACCGGCCCGCCCACGCCGCCATCGACTCGGGGACCCTGGGCGCCCGCTACGACGCCACGGCTTCGAACATCACCTTCCGGGTCCACTCCTCCCGTGCGACACGGATGCTCGTCGCCTTCTACGACACGGCTGCCGGAAGCCAGGAGAAGGCCAACCTCCTCCTGGCCAAGCAGTCCGGGACGGACACCTGGGCAGCAACGGTGAGTGTCGCCGCGTTGCGCGACACGTACGGGATCGCCGGCACGGTCTACTACGGCTACCGGGCATGGGGCCCCAACTGGCCCTACGACCCGGCCTGGACGAAGGGGTCGACCGCTGGCTTCGTCGCCGACGTGGACTCCACCGGCAACCGGTTCAACCCCAACAAGCTGCTCCTCGACCCCTACGCCCGTGAAGTCAGCCACGACCCACAGCGGCCCGGCATGACCGATGGCACGATCTACGGCTCCGGCCCCGCCCACCGAGCCAAGGACGACGGGGCGCAGGCCCCGAAAGGCATTGTCCTCACTGCCCCGGCCGCCGGAGGCACCGGCACCAAGCCCACCCGCGCCCTCAAGGACAGCATTGTCTACGAAGTGCATCTGCGTGGCCTGACGATGAACGACAGCGCGATACCGGTCGGCGAGCGCGGCACGTACAAAGGCGCCGCGGCCAAAGCCGCCGCCCTGGCCGCACTCGGTGTGGCCGCAGTCGAGTTCCTGCCCGTGCAGGAAACCCAGAACGACACCAACGACATCGACTCCGCCAGCACCACCGGGGACAACTACTGGGGCTACGCCACGCTCAACTACTTCTCCCCGGAGCGGCGTTGCTCGTCCGACAAGGGCCCTGGCGGCCCGACCCGCGAGTTCCGCGCGATGGTGAAGGCATACCACGACGCCGGAATCAAGGTCTTCACGGACGTGGTCTACAACCACACGGGCGAGGGCGGCCCGTGGAACGCCTCGGACAAGAACACCTACAGCCTGCTGTCCTTCCGGGGCCTGGACAACCCGACCTACTACTCCCTCACCGCCGACCGCCAGAGCCCTTGGGACAACACGGGAGTCGGCGGCAACTACAACACGTACAACCCCGTGGCCCAGAACCTGATCGTGGACTCCCTGGCGTACTGGAAGGACACGCTCGGCATCGACGGCTTCCGCCACGACCTGGCGACGGTGCTCGGCAACACCTGCGAGCACGGCTGCTTCCAGTACAGCAGCACCGACCCCGCAACGGCACTGCGCCGCATCACCGCCGAAATGCCGCCCCGCCCCGCCCCGCCGCGGGCGGGACCGGAGCCGTCAATTTCCTGGTCGCCCACGACGGCTTCACCCAGAAGGACCTCTACTCCTGCAACGCCAAGAACAACACACAGTCCTGGCCGTACGGTCCTTCGGACGGCGGCTCGGACGACAACCTCTCCTGGGACCAGGGCGGCGTGGCGGCAGACCAGCGCAAGGCGGCCCGCAACGGCTTCGCATTCCTGA
- a CDS encoding AAA family ATPase: MRETHTAIVFFVGDCAYKLKKPLDLGFLDYTTVPARRAACEREVQLNRRFAPDVYLGVGELRSPQAEAPEPLVVMRRMPADRRLSRLVREGAVVDDVLRAVARRLATRHADAPRSREVDEQGTGDALLSRWSSSFAQVRELAGGSPVPDGVEEVERLVRRYLAGRKQLFDTRIEQGRVVDGHGDLLAEDIFCLDDGPRVLDCLEFDDHLRYVDGLDDAAFLAMDLEQLGAPEAAAFFLIQYSEYSGDPAPPSLWHHYVAYRAFVRAKVSLIQARQGALGAEAASRRLVTTALRHLRTSAVGLTLVSGLPGSGKSTLSGALADRLGVTLLSSDRLRKELAGIPAEESAAAAYGEGLYTAEWTARTYTTLLDRAAALLSSGESVVLDATWSDPGQREAAQHMAERTSADLVALHCQVPGDVSASRLSTRSPGASDADLDVVTAMAAAEPPWPEAVTIETSGSLESAVVQALAAVHPWGTGQAPVFRRSYMEPD; the protein is encoded by the coding sequence GTGCGCGAGACCCACACCGCGATCGTGTTCTTCGTCGGCGACTGCGCCTACAAGCTCAAGAAGCCGCTCGATCTGGGGTTCCTGGACTACACCACCGTCCCGGCTCGGCGTGCCGCGTGCGAGCGCGAAGTCCAGCTCAACCGTCGCTTCGCCCCCGACGTCTACCTGGGCGTGGGGGAACTCCGCAGCCCGCAGGCGGAGGCGCCTGAACCACTTGTCGTGATGCGCCGCATGCCTGCGGACCGCCGTCTCTCCCGGCTGGTGCGGGAAGGCGCCGTCGTCGACGACGTCCTCAGGGCCGTCGCCCGCCGGCTCGCCACTCGGCACGCGGACGCGCCCCGCAGCCGGGAGGTGGACGAACAGGGCACCGGGGATGCGCTGTTGTCGCGCTGGTCGTCGAGCTTCGCGCAGGTACGTGAGCTGGCCGGCGGGAGCCCCGTGCCCGACGGCGTGGAAGAGGTCGAGCGGCTGGTGCGACGCTATCTCGCCGGTCGCAAGCAGCTGTTCGACACGCGCATCGAGCAGGGACGGGTGGTCGACGGCCATGGCGACCTGCTCGCCGAGGACATCTTCTGCCTCGACGACGGCCCCCGCGTCCTGGACTGCCTGGAGTTCGACGACCACCTGCGCTACGTCGACGGCCTCGACGACGCCGCCTTCCTCGCCATGGACCTGGAACAGCTCGGTGCCCCGGAAGCCGCCGCGTTCTTCCTCATCCAGTACAGCGAGTACTCCGGTGACCCCGCACCCCCGTCGCTGTGGCACCACTACGTCGCCTACCGGGCCTTCGTCCGCGCCAAGGTCTCCCTCATCCAGGCACGCCAGGGCGCACTTGGCGCTGAAGCCGCGTCACGACGCCTGGTCACGACAGCGCTGCGCCACCTGCGCACCTCCGCTGTCGGCCTGACCCTCGTCAGCGGCTTGCCGGGCAGCGGCAAGTCCACGCTCTCCGGCGCGCTCGCCGACCGGCTGGGTGTCACGCTGCTCAGCAGCGACCGCCTCCGCAAGGAACTGGCCGGCATCCCGGCGGAGGAGTCCGCGGCCGCTGCGTACGGTGAAGGCCTGTACACGGCTGAGTGGACCGCCAGGACCTACACGACCCTGCTCGACCGTGCCGCTGCGCTGCTGTCCTCAGGGGAGTCCGTCGTCCTGGACGCAACGTGGTCCGATCCAGGACAGCGAGAAGCCGCTCAGCACATGGCCGAACGCACCAGCGCCGACCTGGTGGCCCTGCACTGCCAGGTTCCGGGCGACGTGTCGGCGTCCCGCCTGAGCACGCGCTCGCCCGGAGCATCCGACGCCGACCTCGACGTGGTCACCGCCATGGCGGCCGCAGAGCCACCGTGGCCGGAGGCCGTCACGATCGAAACCAGTGGATCCCTGGAGTCCGCGGTCGTCCAAGCGCTGGCGGCCGTACACCCATGGGGCACCGGACAAGCCCCCGTCTTCCGCCGCTCCTACATGGAGCCGGACTGA
- a CDS encoding universal stress protein, translating to MAIPLVAGFDGSEASLEAVDWAAEEAVRHDVPLHLVYAVAPDHDAVAPDHDAVGPVAAAMARARKGAPSVRLSSEVLHEDPASALLGKGRNAFALVLGCRGLGDLNGLLLGSVSLAVAARADCPVIVVRGEAEHRDGRFGSVVVGVEDGEGSRTAVQFAFREAHVRHCGLVAVHAWSVPFGAFSEPPPPSGYALEAHCRPPAQVLDDALRGPAERYPDGSVSREVVEGSARQALLAAASYADLLVVGSGTRRGHLGLQLGLVNHAVLHHAPRPVAVVPQM from the coding sequence GTGGCGATTCCTCTGGTGGCCGGCTTCGACGGGTCCGAGGCGAGTCTGGAGGCGGTGGACTGGGCCGCCGAGGAGGCTGTCCGGCACGACGTGCCGCTTCACCTCGTGTACGCGGTCGCGCCGGACCATGACGCGGTCGCGCCGGACCATGACGCGGTCGGTCCGGTCGCCGCCGCCATGGCACGAGCCAGGAAAGGTGCTCCCTCGGTGCGGCTGTCGAGCGAGGTGCTGCACGAGGACCCGGCGTCTGCCCTGCTCGGTAAGGGGCGGAACGCCTTTGCCCTGGTCCTCGGGTGCAGAGGGCTCGGAGACCTCAACGGGCTGCTCTTGGGGTCGGTCAGTCTGGCTGTGGCGGCGCGCGCCGATTGCCCGGTCATCGTGGTACGCGGAGAGGCCGAGCACCGGGACGGCCGGTTCGGGAGCGTCGTGGTCGGTGTCGAGGACGGGGAGGGAAGCCGCACCGCGGTGCAGTTCGCGTTCCGTGAAGCCCACGTGCGCCACTGTGGGCTGGTCGCGGTGCACGCCTGGAGTGTCCCGTTCGGGGCCTTCTCCGAGCCGCCGCCCCCGTCCGGGTACGCGCTCGAGGCCCACTGCCGCCCGCCGGCACAGGTGCTCGACGACGCGCTGCGCGGTCCCGCCGAGCGGTACCCGGACGGCTCGGTGAGCCGTGAGGTGGTCGAGGGGTCGGCGCGTCAGGCGCTCCTGGCAGCCGCGTCGTACGCCGACCTGCTCGTCGTCGGATCCGGCACGCGCCGCGGGCACTTGGGGCTGCAACTGGGCCTGGTCAACCACGCGGTACTGCATCACGCGCCCCGTCCGGTCGCGGTCGTTCCACAGATGTGA
- a CDS encoding CBS domain-containing protein → MHHRTVAELMTRQVVRARRDLPFKEIVKLLADNDVTAVPVVDELDRPMGVVSEADLLRKSADQADPSGRTPIPHLEAWERAKAEGARAEELMSAPAVCARPEWTVVEAARLMEVHGVKRLPVVDETDRLQGIVSRSDLLRIFLRRDDVIREEIAQDVLHQTLGLAPSEVTVDVREGQVSLDGSVEFRSLIPIVERLCRSVDGVVSVSTHIAYGTDDARSSATDT, encoded by the coding sequence ATGCACCACCGAACGGTCGCAGAGCTCATGACCCGACAGGTCGTCCGGGCGCGGCGTGACCTGCCGTTCAAAGAGATCGTCAAGCTGTTGGCGGACAACGACGTCACCGCCGTGCCCGTGGTGGACGAACTGGACCGCCCCATGGGCGTGGTCTCCGAGGCCGACCTGCTGCGCAAGTCCGCGGACCAGGCCGACCCGTCCGGCCGGACACCGATTCCGCACCTCGAGGCGTGGGAGCGAGCCAAGGCCGAGGGGGCGAGAGCCGAGGAACTGATGTCGGCTCCCGCCGTGTGCGCACGTCCCGAATGGACCGTGGTGGAGGCTGCCCGGCTCATGGAGGTCCACGGCGTCAAGCGACTGCCCGTGGTGGACGAGACAGACAGGCTTCAGGGCATCGTCAGCCGCAGCGACCTGCTGCGCATCTTCCTGCGCCGTGACGACGTCATCCGTGAAGAGATCGCCCAGGACGTGCTGCACCAGACGTTGGGGCTCGCTCCCTCAGAGGTGACGGTCGACGTGCGCGAGGGCCAGGTCTCCTTGGACGGCTCCGTCGAGTTCAGGAGTCTGATCCCCATCGTCGAGCGGCTGTGCCGGAGCGTGGACGGCGTGGTCTCGGTCTCGACGCACATCGCGTACGGGACCGACGACGCCAGGAGTTCCGCCACAGACACATGA
- a CDS encoding pyridoxamine 5'-phosphate oxidase family protein → MRAHLGDQLVIESQRTGATRRDGEIVGLHHADGTPPYDVRWSDTDEVTLVFPGPDAHVRHLEHEPATARDPAGAGTEWAGAVPDRPDRAANPGDIGRRVAAERERQRLTRANVAARAAMAPEYLAYLEERPADPSLGTLTRLAGAMGTSVEALRGGGIDRPPGQGQALHHPQLRELGPDECRARLSTHGVGRVAVTTSGGPAVVPVNYAVIDDAIAFRTAPDSVPAAAVGTDVAFEVDHLDEATSEGWSVLVVGPARVVTEPDAVRRLDGGAHTTPWAGGEREMWVSIRPQRLTGRRISPADQ, encoded by the coding sequence ATGCGAGCTCACCTCGGCGACCAACTCGTCATCGAAAGCCAGAGGACCGGCGCCACCAGGCGCGACGGCGAGATCGTCGGACTCCACCATGCGGATGGAACACCCCCCTATGACGTGCGCTGGTCGGACACGGACGAGGTGACGCTGGTGTTCCCCGGGCCCGACGCACATGTACGTCACCTGGAGCATGAGCCCGCGACAGCCCGCGATCCTGCCGGTGCGGGCACGGAGTGGGCGGGTGCCGTACCCGACCGACCCGATCGCGCGGCCAATCCTGGCGACATCGGCCGTCGTGTGGCTGCCGAACGCGAGCGTCAGAGGCTCACCCGGGCCAACGTGGCCGCCCGCGCCGCAATGGCGCCGGAGTACCTGGCGTACCTCGAGGAGCGCCCGGCCGACCCGAGCCTGGGGACTCTCACCCGATTGGCCGGAGCCATGGGAACGAGCGTCGAAGCCCTGCGCGGGGGCGGCATCGATCGGCCGCCCGGCCAGGGCCAGGCCCTGCACCACCCTCAGCTGCGGGAGCTCGGCCCGGACGAATGCCGAGCCCGGCTCTCCACCCATGGTGTGGGCCGCGTCGCCGTGACGACGTCCGGCGGCCCTGCGGTCGTCCCCGTGAACTACGCAGTCATCGACGACGCGATCGCTTTCCGGACCGCACCCGATTCAGTGCCCGCGGCGGCCGTGGGTACGGACGTCGCCTTCGAGGTCGACCACCTGGACGAGGCCACGAGCGAGGGCTGGAGCGTTCTCGTCGTCGGTCCTGCGCGGGTTGTCACGGAGCCCGACGCGGTACGGCGGCTGGACGGCGGCGCCCACACCACGCCATGGGCAGGTGGTGAGCGCGAGATGTGGGTGTCGATCCGGCCCCAGCGCCTCACCGGTCGGCGTATCAGTCCGGCCGATCAGTGA
- a CDS encoding SpoIIE family protein phosphatase, translated as MLGSVLRVVAADHAGGLIERRGGDIDTGLERLIDSLTRHCDLDLEGLASALLVDVRPTDDGPDDATVLVVVRL; from the coding sequence GTGCTCGGGTCGGTACTCCGGGTCGTCGCTGCGGACCATGCCGGTGGACTCATCGAACGCCGCGGCGGAGACATCGACACCGGCTTGGAGCGTCTCATCGACAGCCTCACGCGCCATTGCGACCTTGACCTTGAGGGCCTGGCCAGTGCCCTGCTCGTCGACGTGCGTCCCACCGACGACGGCCCGGACGACGCCACCGTCCTCGTCGTCGTACGGTTGTGA
- a CDS encoding arylsulfotransferase family protein codes for MTAHEPGTARGKIFVGPYAIGAPVVGQTGALISDNSGDPVWFRPLPSPDLQNADFKVQTYHHPRTGKTQPVLTWWQGSIAIPPTYTNLPGGAPEPGGCYYIYDNHYRLLKTVFAHHGFYPDEHEFLLTRRGTALFIATKPVPMDLTPYGGPKDGAILDSEIQEVDLETGKLVFSWDLLDHLDPAESEVSASDAATSGGVWDAFHLNSIDEGPRGELLISLRNFWAIYDISRRTGQIRWQLGGKESDFTFSPDADFYWQHDARFGPDGKISLFDDGCCNQPDGTPEQESHGLVLDLDFDDRRATAARTYYHQPPLFSASQGNTQTLSNGNKFIGWGQSSYYSEYANAGNTEGNGSENLLYDAKLPGSNISYRAFRNKWVGKPYYPPSAAAKTENGHSVVYASWNGSTQTRAWRVLAGPDPDSLSVVERHAERTGFETAIPTDDPGPYFQVKALDKEGRVLKSSDIVTLAH; via the coding sequence GTGACTGCGCACGAGCCCGGCACGGCTCGCGGGAAGATCTTCGTCGGCCCCTATGCCATCGGCGCCCCCGTGGTCGGGCAGACCGGGGCACTGATCTCCGACAACTCCGGCGATCCGGTCTGGTTCCGTCCCCTGCCCTCCCCCGACCTCCAGAACGCGGACTTCAAAGTTCAGACCTATCACCACCCCAGGACCGGGAAAACGCAGCCGGTGTTGACCTGGTGGCAGGGGTCGATCGCCATTCCGCCCACGTACACGAACCTGCCGGGTGGCGCTCCTGAGCCGGGCGGCTGCTACTACATCTACGACAATCACTACCGCCTCCTCAAGACGGTCTTCGCACATCACGGCTTCTATCCGGACGAGCACGAGTTCCTGCTGACCCGCCGAGGGACCGCGCTGTTCATCGCCACCAAGCCGGTGCCCATGGATCTCACCCCCTACGGGGGGCCGAAGGACGGAGCCATCCTGGACAGCGAGATCCAGGAAGTCGACCTGGAAACAGGGAAGCTCGTCTTCTCATGGGACCTGCTCGACCACCTGGACCCCGCCGAGTCCGAGGTGTCGGCCTCCGACGCGGCGACGTCAGGCGGGGTCTGGGACGCCTTCCACCTGAACTCGATCGACGAGGGCCCCCGCGGGGAGCTACTGATCTCGCTCCGGAACTTCTGGGCGATCTACGACATCTCCAGGAGGACTGGACAGATCCGCTGGCAACTCGGCGGCAAGGAGAGCGACTTCACCTTCAGCCCCGACGCGGACTTCTACTGGCAGCACGACGCACGATTCGGGCCGGACGGCAAGATCAGCCTGTTCGACGACGGCTGTTGCAACCAGCCGGACGGCACTCCGGAACAGGAGTCCCACGGCCTGGTCCTGGACCTGGACTTCGACGACCGCCGCGCGACCGCTGCGCGGACCTACTACCACCAGCCACCGCTGTTCTCGGCGTCCCAAGGGAACACCCAGACCCTTTCCAACGGCAACAAGTTCATCGGGTGGGGCCAGAGCTCGTACTACTCGGAGTACGCCAACGCGGGCAATACGGAGGGCAACGGCTCGGAGAACCTGCTCTACGACGCGAAGCTGCCAGGCTCGAACATCTCGTACCGGGCCTTCCGGAACAAGTGGGTCGGCAAACCCTACTATCCGCCGAGCGCAGCGGCGAAGACCGAGAACGGGCACAGTGTCGTCTACGCCTCCTGGAACGGTTCGACTCAGACAAGAGCATGGCGCGTGCTCGCAGGACCGGATCCCGACTCCCTGTCGGTGGTCGAGCGGCACGCCGAACGGACCGGGTTCGAGACAGCGATCCCGACGGACGATCCAGGACCGTACTTCCAGGTCAAGGCGTTGGACAAAGAGGGACGCGTCCTCAAGTCCTCCGACATCGTGACCCTGGCCCACTGA
- a CDS encoding DAPG hydrolase family protein, whose product MTEPRPDPGRRTHLGMRPGDLDGKWYAKYWNPVMAPLPEHVMEAIGIGPQAPPLCLNLDDAGTLSETGYREFENGYSLFDDGSMHIATLTRMPSVSPDMVDWWFWWHAMETERYKLWYPRAHLYAEWSGGARNQSAPYRERYIGGTSFVDEYVGNVLGRLAIRFVRPSSLGFSEDRLNPDEATVICGRVGFSDVPLDWGHLIHYVRRVNGGAEMRSRFWMGGKYVAPRGEASRTGELEAVADGVTHLADGQARAMVVHCSREMNHLAAFLPDIFNEFTRSEQV is encoded by the coding sequence ATGACAGAGCCACGTCCCGATCCCGGCCGCCGGACCCACCTGGGAATGCGGCCCGGCGATCTCGACGGCAAGTGGTACGCGAAATACTGGAATCCGGTGATGGCACCGCTTCCGGAGCACGTCATGGAGGCCATCGGTATCGGTCCGCAGGCGCCCCCCTTGTGTCTGAACCTGGACGACGCAGGAACGCTGAGCGAGACCGGATATCGGGAGTTCGAGAACGGATACAGCCTCTTCGACGACGGCTCCATGCACATCGCCACACTGACGCGTATGCCGAGCGTGTCACCGGACATGGTGGACTGGTGGTTCTGGTGGCACGCCATGGAGACCGAGCGGTACAAGCTGTGGTACCCACGTGCCCACCTGTACGCGGAATGGTCCGGTGGAGCGAGGAACCAGAGCGCTCCCTACCGCGAGAGGTACATCGGCGGCACATCGTTCGTGGATGAGTACGTCGGCAATGTGCTCGGCCGGCTCGCAATTCGTTTTGTCCGTCCCAGCAGTCTGGGATTCAGCGAGGACAGGCTCAATCCGGACGAGGCGACCGTGATCTGCGGCAGAGTGGGATTCTCCGATGTCCCGCTTGACTGGGGCCATCTGATCCATTACGTGCGCCGGGTGAACGGTGGCGCCGAGATGCGTTCACGCTTCTGGATGGGCGGGAAGTACGTCGCCCCTCGTGGAGAGGCGTCTCGGACCGGTGAGCTCGAAGCGGTCGCGGACGGTGTCACGCATCTGGCAGACGGGCAGGCCCGCGCCATGGTCGTGCACTGCTCGCGGGAGATGAACCATCTCGCCGCGTTTCTCCCGGACATCTTCAACGAGTTCACACGCAGCGAACAGGTGTGA
- a CDS encoding Acg family FMN-binding oxidoreductase, with protein sequence MIRQEPSEERVTALVHDAAAAPSMHNAQPWSFRYFQGSRVLHLRADFDRAIPHSDPDARALHLGCGAALLNLRVAVVHEGWFPAVRLLPDPADPALLAAVQLTSAEGRESGLAVLYPAIHRRHSSRFPFEETEIPEALRTALSDASDREGAKLSFPGPWHQQEVLELVEEAERRNLTDHGSDEELGQWTRVDAPSVNTVPDGIPDYAFGPRKRGGKAPMRDFAGTRQVAGRGSADFERSPQLALLSTVDDRPEDWLRAGQAMERVLLLATLEGLSSSFATQAIEWTDLRWPLREPLSGMGYTQMILRLGYGPEGPGTPRRPVPEVLDIQP encoded by the coding sequence GTGATCCGACAAGAACCTTCCGAAGAGCGCGTCACAGCCCTGGTCCACGACGCTGCCGCGGCCCCGTCGATGCACAACGCGCAGCCGTGGAGCTTCCGCTACTTCCAGGGAAGCCGCGTTCTCCACCTCCGCGCCGATTTCGACCGCGCCATTCCGCACTCCGACCCCGACGCCCGCGCCCTGCACCTCGGCTGCGGCGCCGCCCTGCTGAATCTTCGGGTCGCGGTGGTCCACGAGGGTTGGTTCCCGGCAGTCAGGTTGCTCCCCGACCCCGCGGACCCGGCGCTGCTGGCGGCGGTGCAGCTGACCAGCGCCGAGGGCCGTGAGAGCGGCCTCGCCGTGCTGTATCCGGCGATTCATCGCCGGCACAGCAGCCGCTTCCCGTTCGAGGAGACGGAGATTCCCGAGGCCCTGCGGACGGCTCTCAGCGACGCCTCCGATCGGGAAGGGGCCAAGCTGAGCTTCCCCGGCCCATGGCACCAGCAGGAAGTGCTGGAACTCGTCGAGGAGGCCGAGCGGCGCAACCTCACCGACCACGGCAGCGACGAGGAACTGGGCCAGTGGACCCGTGTCGATGCGCCGTCTGTGAACACGGTTCCCGACGGGATCCCGGACTACGCCTTCGGGCCGCGCAAACGCGGCGGCAAGGCTCCCATGCGCGACTTCGCCGGGACCAGGCAGGTGGCCGGCCGCGGCAGTGCCGACTTCGAACGCTCCCCCCAGCTGGCTCTCCTCAGCACCGTGGACGATCGCCCGGAGGACTGGTTGCGTGCCGGCCAGGCCATGGAACGCGTCCTGCTGCTGGCCACTCTTGAGGGCTTGTCCAGCTCCTTCGCCACCCAGGCGATCGAGTGGACCGACCTTCGCTGGCCGCTGCGGGAGCCGCTGTCGGGAATGGGGTACACGCAGATGATCCTGCGACTCGGATACGGCCCCGAAGGCCCCGGCACGCCCCGTCGCCCGGTGCCGGAAGTCCTCGACATCCAGCCATAG